A DNA window from Lachancea thermotolerans CBS 6340 chromosome G complete sequence contains the following coding sequences:
- the RRP1 gene encoding Rrp1p (similar to uniprot|P35178 Saccharomyces cerevisiae YDR087C RRP1 involved in processing rRNA precursor species to mature rRNAs involved in rRNA processing): protein METSAFVKQLASNSRTVREEALESLKKYLTTKQFKDSKQLSFDKLWKGLYYAMWFSDRPRPQQRLATNLGELFVLYFDKADNQAGSGELTKNDKAFLKFSKAFWRVMCMEWYNIDHHRLDKYLLLVRRVLAHQLRYLQLREWSEEVVSAYIHSVLRKLPLSGDKKVYNGIPFHVIDILLDEWEKLVLGSPENGDDDDDDDSSNEEDEEAKLQEQRELIAATPLSQFVDIFRDLASNTDNIKVLRDKIKEDIFKDERLTRWGVLSAEEVPAIEDDGDDGEEWTGFN from the coding sequence ATGGAGACTTCAGCATTCGTTAAGCAACTGGCTTCAAACAGCAGGACCGTGCGAGAGGAAGCGCTTgagtctttgaaaaaataCCTAACCACAAAACAATTCAAAGACAGCAAGCAGCTGTCCTTCGATAAGCTCTGGAAGGGGCTCTACTATGCCATGTGGTTCAGCGACAGACCTAGGCCGCAGCAGAGACTTGCTACAAACCTCGGAGAGCTGTTTGTGCTCTATTTCGACAAGGCCGACAATCAAGCCGGCAGTGGGGAGCTGACCAAGAACGACAAAgcgtttttgaagttcagCAAGGCGTTCTGGCGTGTGATGTGCATGGAGTGGTACAACATCGACCACCATCGTCTTGACAAGTACTTGTTACTGGTGAGACGGGTGCTTGCGCACCAGCTGCGATACCTACAACTGCGCGAGTGGAGCGAGGAAGTCGTGTCTGCGTACATCCACTCTGTGCTGCGCAAGCTGCCTCTAAGCGGCGACAAAAAGGTGTACAACGGAATACCATTCCATGTCATTGACATTCTGCTGGACGAGTGGGAGAAGCTGGTGCTGGGTTCGCCCGAGAATGGagacgacgacgacgacgacgacaGCAGTaacgaggaggacgaggaggCCAAGCTCCAGGAACAGCgcgagctcatcgcagcaACCCCCCTGTCTCAGTTTGTGGACATTTTCAGAGACCTGGCGTCGAACACcgacaacatcaaggtcTTGCGTGATAAGATCAAAGAggacattttcaaagacgaGAGGTTGACGAGATGGGGTGTGCTGAGCGCCGAAGAGGTCCCGGCAATCGAAGATGACGGGGACGATGGCGAGGAGT